A genomic window from Silene latifolia isolate original U9 population chromosome 11, ASM4854445v1, whole genome shotgun sequence includes:
- the LOC141613646 gene encoding uncharacterized protein LOC141613646, which produces MNAQKSNAYFNGVGHQLKREILSVSGFQEGTLPFKYLGVPITAGRLKKRDCTVLIDKIVERIRSLGAKKLSYAGRLVLVTSILSTLYNYWAAMFILPKGVLERVDAICRNFLWEGSSEYSKAPRIAWTNVCMPKKEGGLGLKQSVIWNASLVGKLVWWLVVKQDTLWVQWVHHVYLKGQSFLSYTPHSDTSWYWKKICKVKEMLIDCFEDTAWKIRPEGFTVKSCYNWLRNKHEDVWWCKIIWSNMGAPKHSFIAWLIINNALMLKSRLFQLHIAPDNLCCICQLQEENHEHLFHQCVYSAQILQGVGQWLHADLTQADVLMKITRSRWSKLRKSISLSSLCFIAGIWSGCRGIRPEFINA; this is translated from the coding sequence ATGAATGCTCAGAAATCTAATGCTTACTTTAATGGGGTAGGCCATCAGCTCAAGAGAGAAATTCTGAGTGTCTCTGGTTTTCAGGAAGGCACTCTTCCATTCAAATACTTAGGAGTGCCTATCACCGCAGGAAGATTAAAGAAGAGAGACTGTACTGTGCTTATTGATAAaattgttgaaaggataagaagTTTAGGAGCTAAGAAGCTTTCTTATGCAGGCAGGTTGGTCTTAGTCACTTCTATTCTCTCAACCTTATATAATTACTGGGCAGCCATGTTCATTTTACCAAAAGGGGTGTTGGAGAGAGTTGATGCAATTTGCAGGAATTTTCTTTGGGAAGGGAGTTCAGAATATTCCAAAGCTCCTAGAATTGCTTGGACAAATGTTTGTATGCCAAAAAAGGAAGGAGGGTTAGGCCTTAAGCAAAGTGTGATTTGGAATGCTTCCTTGGTAGGGAAGCTTGTGTGGTGGCTTGTTGTTAAGCAAGATACACTTTGGGTCCAATGGGTACACCATGTTTATTTAAAAGGACAGTCTTTTCTTTCTTATACTCCACATTCTGATACTAGTTGGTATTGGAAGAAAATTTGCAAGGTAAAAGAGATGTTGATAGACTGTTTTGAGGATACTGCTTGGAAGATAAGGCCTGAGGGTTTCACGGTTAAGAGCTGTTATAATTGGTTAAGAAATAAGCATGAGGACGTCTGGTGGTGCAAGATTATTTGGAGTAATATGGGTGCCCCCAAGCACTCTTTTATTGCTTGGCTCATCATCAACAATGCCCTAATGCTTAAGAGTAGATTATTTCAGTTGCACATAGCTCCTGATAATCTTTGCTGTATCTGTCAGTTGCAGGAAGAGAACCATGAGCATTTATTTCATCAGTGTGTGTATAGTGCTCAGATTTTGCAAGGGGTTGGTCAGTGGCTTCATGCTGACCTTACTCAGGCTGAtgttttgatgaaaatcacaagaAGTAGATGGAGTAAACTCAGGAAGAGTATTTCTTTGTCTTCTTTGTGTTTCATTGCTGGTATATGGTCTGGATGCAGAGGAATCAGGCCAGAATTCATCAATGCATAG
- the LOC141613645 gene encoding uncharacterized protein LOC141613645 — protein MTAAKSSSLQSTNSNKNQNKNQSNGNKFTLLSTTNSEDFPALTRIIGPSSQDIHKEKSMGSIMGIPPLNLETLVEDVEEEEEEEAETEDITVIDTVVQTVLPEEPVKKMLRFTKREVKVEWNIGVTHFIASSWNRAARDAVLRQGHFLFDNKPLIVKPWSADVELVKHDVKTVPVWVKLHNLPLKFWGKGISRISGLIGKFIKCDPATEDKTRLGYARVMIQVGFGDNIIEKVQFLDEHGNLLSIDVEFEWKPLVCNGCKGVGHAEKECRKSKKVPPKAVPPPKKNPTQVWRPKTVVKPVPQLKPVTQQSKGKEPMVETEDMTTIPIDIPLQTPVVWHRSGKYSMGYTPARPIMRLTRQEVTDGAYTVHKFGQVTFMEALNNSSTPKEGIGISGSVPHQLVGNNGLFFTWNNKQGIKSRRYSRLDRALINAEWSQSMPDVYAHFLPEGIFDHTPCIIKSKSQGLRFRKPFKYFNMWGKAPHYSTHLAEWWELQIQGTKMYKLVSKLKNLKHHFRRYNREHFSDIENSAGIALKNLEYIQMQIASNPGDVFWMEKEQAASMEYKELLDASNQFLSQKAKTAWVKDGDCNSKYFHGVIKSKFLRNQVLYIKDMKGDECDDPQSIHDAFLQYYKHLLGTEVDTTPVNPLIIRKGTVCSENHRDILLKPVTKLEIKEAIFSIPEHKAAGPDGYSSGFYKDSWSIIGDEVCEAVLDVFRSGKILKQLNSTILTLIPKCTVPTHVTQFRPIACCNVLYKCISKILCNRLAEVLPDLVSMNQGGFIKGRSIIENILVCQDLVRLYNRQACTPRCMFKMDLMKAYDSVSWKYVKEILDAFLFPPQFSNLVMECISSPTFSIAVNGEVFGFFPGKRGLRQGDPISPLLFTLCMEYLTRILRVATEKMKFSYHPLCKQMKLTHLMFADDLLLFCKGDAASIMVLLRAYASFFHASD, from the exons atgaCAGCCGCCAAATCTTCATCGTTGCAATCAACAAattcaaacaaaaatcaaaacaaaaatcaaagcaaTGGTAATAAATTTACTCTTCTGTCTACTACCAACTCAGAAGATTTCCCTGCTCTTACTCGTATTATTGGTCCATCAAGCCAAGATATTCACAAAGAGAAGAGTATGGGGTCAATTATGGGTATTCCTCCTCTAAATTTAGAAACTTTAgttgaagatgttgaagaagaagaggaggaggaagctGAAACGGAGGATATTACTGTTATTGACACTGTGGTGCAGACTGTACTCCCGGAGGAACCAGTGAAGAAGATGTTGCGATTCACGAAGCGAGAGGTTAAAGTTGAGTGGAATATTGGCGTAACTCATTTCATCGCTTCATCCTGG AATCGTGCTGCAAGAGATGCAGTTCTCAGGCAGGGTCACTTTCTTTTTGATAATAAACCCCTTATTGTAAAACCTTGGTCTGCTGATGTTGAACTCGTTAAACATGATGTGAAAACTGTTCCGGTGTGGGTAAAGCTTCACAATTTACCTTTGAAATTCTGGGGGAAAGGGATTTCTCGCATCTCAGGACTCATTGGCAAATTTATTAAGTGTGATCCTGCTACTGAGGACAAAACCAGGTTGGGGTATGCTAGAGTAATGATACAAGTAGGTTTTGGTGACAATATCATTGAAAAGGTTCAGTTTTTGGATGAGCATGGTAATTTACTGAGTATTGATGTTGAATTTGAGTGGAAACCTTTAGTGTGTAATGGATGCAAAGGAGTAGGGCATGCTGAGAAGGAGTGCAGGAAAAGTAAAAAAGTCCCTCCCAAGGCAGTCCCACCACCTAAGAAAAATCCCACTCAAGTTTGGAGACCAAAGACTGTAGTTAAGCCAGTTCCTCAACTGAAACCAGTCACTCAGCAGAGTAAAGGGAAAGAGCCAATGGTTGAAACTGAAGATATGACTACTATACCCATTGATATCCCCCTACAAACTCCTGTTGTGTGGCATAGATCAGGCAAGTACTCTATGGGTTATACTCCTGCTCGACCAATCATGAGGTTGACCAGGCAAGAGGTGACGGATGGAGCCTATACAGTGCATAAATTTGGACAAGTAACATTCATGGAAGCATTGAACAATTCTTCTACACCCAAGGAAGGGATTGGGATAAGTGGTAGTGTTCCTCACCAATTGGTGGGGAAT AATGGGCTCTTTTTCACTTGGAACAACAAACAAGGAATAAAGTCTAGGAGATATAGCAGATTAGATAGGGCTCTTATTAATGCTGAATGGAGTCAGAGTATGCCTGATGTTTATGCTCATTTCCTACCTGAAGGTATCTTTGATCATACCCCTTGTATTATAAAGAGCAAGAGTCAGGGTCTGAGGTTTAGGAAGCCAttcaagtattttaatatgtggggtaaGGCACCACATTACTCCACTCATTTAGCTGAATGGTGGGAGCTTCAAATTCAGGGTACTAAAATGTATAAGTTAGTTAGCAAGCTTAAAAATCTCAAGCACCACTTCAGGAGATATAATAGAGAGCATTTTTCTGATATTGAGAATAGTGCTGGGATTGCTTTGAAGAATCTTGAATACATCCAAATGCAAATTGCAAGTAATCCTGGGGATGTCTTCTGGATGGAAAAGGAGCAAGCTGCTAGCATGGAATACAAAGAGCTTTTGGATGCTTCTAATCAGTTTTTAAGTCAAAAGGCTAAGACAGCTTGGGTTAAGGATGGGGACTGCAATTCTAAATATTTCCATGGGGTGATTAAAAGTAAATTTTTGAGAAATCAAGTCCTCTATATTAAAGACATGAAGGGTGATGAGTGTGATGACCCTCAGAGCATACATGATGCTTTCCTGCAGTATTATAAGCATCTGTTGGGTACTGAAGTGGACACTACTCCTGTCAATCCACTCATCATAAGGAAGGGTACAGTGTGCTCAGAGAATCATAGGGATATTTTACTGAAGCCTGTTACTAAGCTGGAAATCAAAGAAGCTATTTTTTCTATCCCTGAACATAAGGCAGCTGGCCCTGATGGGTATTCCAGTGGTTTTTATAAAGATTCCTGGAGCATAATAGGAGATGAAGTTTGTGAAGCAGTCTTGGATGTTTTTAGGTCGGGCAAAATACTCAAGCAGTTGAATTCTACTATTCTAACCCTCATTCCTAAATGCACTGTTCCTACTCATGTCACCCAATTTAGGCCCATTGCATGTTGCAATGTCCTTTATAAGTGCATTTCCAAGATCCTGTGCAATAGGCTTGCTGAAGTTTTGCCTGACTTAGTGAGTATGAATCAAGGTGGGTTTATTAAAGGCAGAAGCATTATTGAGAATATTCTGGTGTGTCAAGATCTTGTTAGGCTCTATAATAGACAAGCTTGCACTCCCAGATGTATGTTTAAGATGGATCTGATGAAAGCTTATGACTCTGTCAGTTGGAAGTATGTTAAGGAGATCCTGGATGCCTTTTTGTTTCCCCCTCAGTTCAGTAATCTGGTTATGGAGTGTATTAGCAGTCCCACCTTCTCTATTGCAGTGAATGGTGAAGTTTTTGGGTTCTTCCCTGGTAAGAGAGGCTTGAGGCAAGGAGACCCAATCTCTCCTCTTTTGTTTACTCTCTGTATGGAGTACCTAACCAGAATTCTGAGAGTTGCTACTGAGAAAATGAAGTTCAGCTATCATCCTTTATGCAAACAAATGAAGCTCACTCACCTCATGTTTGCAGACGACTTGTTGCTCTTTTGTAAAGGGGATGCTGCTTCTATTATGGTGTTGCTAAGGGCTTATGCTTCTTTTTTTCACGCTTCGGATTAA